From the genome of candidate division KSB1 bacterium:
GATTACTCAGCAAGATTTAAAGTTAGTCACATCAGCGCTCACCAGGGCGATTTTTTTCAACGCAAAATAATCCCAAAAATGCGCGGACTTACAGTCAGGAATTTCTCTCTGGGCTGTTGGCCCGAAGTTATAAATGGGGCAATCTCTATGGTGGCGGTCACTGGCTCTACAATACAATTCCAAAAGTAAAATCTATATATTTACAAGTTGGCAGTACATTCCATTTACGTAAAGCATTCAAGAATAAATATCTTCCTTATATTAGCATAGATCTTCAGTATCAAGGATCTCGGGAATATAGTTTGAATCAAAATTATCAAATTGGCTATAGACTGTATCAAAAAGGATCTAGGGAGTTCCGATTGGCATCGAGTTATTACTCAGGTTTTAGCATTTTTGGACAAGATTTTGATTTTCGTGAGCAGTTTTATTCGGTTGGATTTTTTATCGATTATTAATACTAAATACTAAGAAGTTAAAGTGGGCACAGCGAATTATTTTATTTGACTAAAACAGCTTGGGTCAAATTTTGACTTAAATCAATCCTGTACTTTCTTTCTTTAAAAAAAACATCCAAAGTTTGGTCCTGGCTAAAATTTGCTTGGATCCCGTTACTATCAAATTCGAATAGTGAAGATGGCACATAAAAAATCATTTCTAATTGTTGAGTATCCTGCATAAGAATGGCCACTTTAAAAGAATTAGGAAATTCTTTTGTATCTCTTGATTCTTCAAGAACCAAATGAGCAAGGATCGATTTTTGTTTATCCTGAAGTCTCAGATCTTTTAAGTGATCGTGTGCAAAATCTTCCTCCAATCTAATAGTTTTATAAAGATTCATACTGGATCTGGAATTTTTTCTTAAAGGTGTAAAAGAAAACTTTTCTTTCGAAATCTCCTGGTTTAGGAACTCACTTTTCTTAGCCAAAGAAGGAGAAAGGCTCGTTATATAACCCAAAGTTGAATCTTGATTTTCTCGTTCTCCTGATATTTGGTCGTCGCCTTTGATTGGTATAGTCGCCAGTTTATCCGGCTGGGTCGCTAAGGATTTAGCTCCTGGCTTTTT
Proteins encoded in this window:
- a CDS encoding DUF1207 domain-containing protein → MARSYKWGNLYGGGHWLYNTIPKVKSIYLQVGSTFHLRKAFKNKYLPYISIDLQYQGSREYSLNQNYQIGYRLYQKGSREFRLASSYYSGFSIFGQDFDFREQFYSVGFFIDY